In Lathyrus oleraceus cultivar Zhongwan6 chromosome 2, CAAS_Psat_ZW6_1.0, whole genome shotgun sequence, the DNA window TTTGTTTCTCTTTCAATCTCGCTCAACTTGGTGAATTCTTGCATCCTTTCTATTAAAATGATTCGGCCAAATCTCGGCTTCCCTTGTTGAATGAGTTGTCCACTCCAGTGATGTCAGTGGTATAAGGTCTCTCGGTTTCAAATAAACTTGAACAAAGTGTCGATATTATTGAAAGTCATTCAATACACATAATACAATcagttgaattttaaggtgggGCGGTGCGTTATGGAAAAAATGTTTTCGAGAAACTGTATCTTGTCATATTAATACATACCTTACTTATTATATGAATTTGCTATAAGATTATCCATTTTTTCTTCCGGTGTCGATCCACTAATGCAAGGAGTAAGACATTCATAAATTGCATCAAAGTTTTCTTTTTTCCTGTATAGTCGTGTGTATGATTCTTTATGGCTCTTCAACTCTTTGATAAGTTGTTTCCAGACAAATGTATGATCATCCTCTCCTTTACCGAGCAAAGTATAAACAACTCGAAAACTATAATTATTGTCACCCTTAACATTGACGACCCGTTCaatgtatttgtgcataaaaacTGACATCTCGTCAATGAATTGGGTTTTTGGTAaaaaaaaatggtgaatgagGTGGTTTGCTAATGCGAGCTCTTTTGAAAACAcattttttgagattttgaagtTAGAGAATCTGGAAAAAAAACttgtcaacatgttcaaaatacGAAGGAGACTGCATTGTTAAATTGTTACTCGATGTTAGTTTGACCTTCTTAGGAGAACCTTTTGTTTTTATTGGTTGAGACAATGGTTTCAAATTTGTGGTTTCTGGATAGGCAATCTTCCTCATTTTCTCTTTGATGTGAAGTTTCATTTTGTCATTGACTTTTAAAATTCTCTCTTGTATCACTTTCCATTCGGTCAAGATAGAGATATTCGATTTATCGTCTTTCATCACATAATCATCATCAAACATGACTCTTTTCTAGTGAGTACAAACCTCATCCATTTGTATTAGGCTATCATGCTTAACTTTCTTTGAAATTAGACAAGCACATGGGAGACCATACGTTTTTCTAAGTGTGCAACCACAGTTTAAGCTATCAGGACCTACATACTAAACTTGTTTAGCttcatgaaaaataaaattcaatcTTGATCAATATATGTTGCCGACCAACAGTGAATAAAGATTGTTATCTTTGAACTTGTGTTCTAACACTATGATGTTGTGACCAAATTATATTTGTATATCATTATGTTGATTTTGAATCATTTGGTTCATAGAGAATCAATCTCTACACAAATCTCCCTTACTATTTCCCAACCAATTCTTCAGTGCAGCATGGGCAGACTCAACTTGATAAGTTGTTGTATTTCCAAGGTGTAAACCTTAAACAAAACTTACGTCTTACATTTGTTTACTCAGGGATAAAAGGATGTATATCCCGTTATCTCTTTTTAATCCACGGAAAAAATAATTTATTTGTCATTATTTTTAAGCGGAAGACGAGTATTCAATCTTAAATAAGACATAGGTCTTACTTGTGTTTACTAGAGGATAACCTAATAATTCGATGTACGTCTTACCATTGAATTGTCATCTATTAGATCTAATTATAgataattgaaataaaatatatttaattaataaattaatttcGTAGAAAGAATCTCATATTAACATGTAGACATGAATTTAGTATAATAACTTATTGATATTTGAAAATTGTTAAATATAATGaattgttaattaaaataaatttttcataaatttaaaTCAAACAATAATAACTAAATTATCAATTAAAGTAAAATATCAAAAACATTCACATGGTTTAGAGTTTAAGAGATAGtgatatttttattaaaattaattagtgAGATATCTGTACCTGGTTTGTTATGCACATTTGTACACAAATTAAGGAGTTTTATTTATCAAAAGAATTCCTTCTTGGGTTCTAAAACATGACAATGTTTTGATATCAAGGAACAATAACAATATATAAGAAAAGAAATAGCAAATAAACTTCAATTTTGCCCTCATGGTCTAACATCTTTTACATAGCAATGTTTTCTGCATCTCATCCTACAAACACATTTGAAAGTCAATAGGTATCCTTAGCAATATATAAGAAAAGAACTCTCTACGTCCTTTCCTACCTCGATATCTTTTCTGAATTCATAAGGCACCTGAGTTGCATGCACTTAATCTCATGCAACTTTATTACAATATCATTTTTGTAATCACATGCACTTTAAGGAGAAAGAACGCTTTGCGTTTCTGAATCTatcctttttctttttcttttctttttgtttcATTTTATTATCTTATTCTAAAATTCTTGTTTGAAAAAGTCAAACCTAAATTTGTTGCATCTTAGTTATATATCCCATTAACGCCTTGTTGTTAAGGACACAAATATTGTATACTTCCTTGATATTTGAGATATTTTCAGATCTTTTACGTTTCAAAGTTGAAAGTATGTTTTTGGGGTGAACCATATTCAAAGTCATGTACGAAACGATTTTCCTCTCTTCTAGCATAAGGCGACATGCAATGGGATGACCGACTAACTTGTCACATATGTCATGGTTATGTAAACCACAAATCGCATTAAATCTCCATTTATTATTTGCCTAAAGATAAACACACAACTTAAAGGGACACTCACACTTCCTTGAACTAATGTCATCTTGAACTTCAAACTTTTGTCCATTTGTAAATTGGTTGCCAACATATACCTTCTTGACACCAACATGTTTAACATCTGTAGACATGATAGAATAATTCAAAATAAACGTAACTAAATTAAGTGTCACTTGATGCGGATTAAAGCATTTAAACTCAATAAAGAATGTATAAAGTAGACCTTCAAACAACAATGTCAGATTGCTTAGAGTAAAACAGAGCCACGCCTACAACGTTAGATATAATTAGATATTTATTAGATATAGTTAGATACAAGTGATTTATATTTAAAaaacactacaacaaacaagaccttagacagcgctttttttagccttagacagcgctttaaagcgctgtctaaacctccgctgctaaaggtttagacagcgcttttttaaatcttaaaagcgctgtctaagccccccccttagacagcgctttggccaaaagcgctttataagaccctcctattttaatttttttaggtataccttagacagcgcttttcaaaaagcgctgtctaagcccccccccccttagacagcgcttttgcctaaagcgctttctaatcccccccttagacagcgctttttacaaaagcgctgtctaaggtatacgaaaatttttgaagcttttgttttaaaccacattttttccaggtttataaaccagaatttctacctgttttcaaccagattttgacagacaattatcacattttatatatgccaaTGGACAGGGTCAACACCTCTCCATTGGCCTTGAATTTGTAGCTTTCTTTTGCCAAAATTTGAAAGTTGTATGGCACTGATAAGCTGGATGCATGGTAGAATTAGACTCATCTTTCATGCTGAACCTCTCAACTGTAGAGTGTTTCTCAAACAATTTAGGCAAACTTTTCAAGCTTTAGATTATGAGTACTAGTACAAAAATGAACCAAGGTCTAAGAAACTAATAACAAAAACTTATAATTGAAAGTTCATGAGTGAAGGAAAaaatcatcatttcatgagtgAATAAATATCTGTTACAACAGAGTATTAAATATCAGTTGAGGAGTCCTCTAACTGTCAGTAGCTTTAACATCATGGTCTTTATTGTTCAACTTCTGTACAGGCTTCACCTCCGACATGCCCAGAAGAGCCCTTTTCTGTGTCTAGACGTATTAAAAGCCTTTCAAGCAATTCTTGGCAGTCCATTGCAGTAACCATCACTGACAACCTTGCCCTACCCCTCCAGCATCCGATGGCTATTGTTGACTCATCAACTTTGAGGGACTCTTTAGTAACTGTGTTCTCTGCAGAAAAGGAAAAATGCCAGTAATCAGATATATCGATGTCAACGGGATAGTTTAAACTTTTCTAGAGCATCACCTGGGATTATACATACCTTTACCCAGAACTATCACGCAACAGCCTGGCAATAGATTTTCTGCCTTTTTACCAAACTCGGCATCAGCAAAATCTGTAAATTTTACATCTTTGTCTTGCAGAAGATGCTTGAAGTCCACGGGAGAAGCCTGTATAATTTGCTTTGTTATGTATGGGAGAATAAGGGGCAATCCTTCAGATGATATCCTGAAAGCACATGGTGCATCGGTACCTTCTCGTGCTGTTTGTCTTTCCTATAAGATAAGGCAAGAACAGTTATTCACAAGTACTAGTAAAAACAAACTGAGACTTATATCTCAATCGGTCAAAGACTGACTCCTTGACCAGAAAACCACTTCCATTACAAGGACAAGTTTACAAACTACAAGGCCATGTCATTCAAATACTAATAGATTTATTCAACAGTGTAGATTGTGACAATTCCTTGTGGCGTGCATGCTATTTGTACTATGCTAGAATGACGCATAGAAAAATCAGGTTGGTAAAGCAGTTTTAAATACATAAACTATTATATCACCATATAATCCTTACAGAATATATGTCAAAATGAGATATGAAAGCTTGACTATATAATTCATATCCAATAAAACTATAAACAATTTGAGCCAAAAAAACAAGTGCTGAAATTCATTAAATGATCTATGATATGAAATACTAGTTTCTAACTCTAATAGAAGATACAAGGTATAATTAACATTGACTTGAatgtttttaaaaaatttatacAGTTCCCTTTCATTATTTAAACTCAAACTCTGATAGAATGCCTCCCAAACCCAGCGCCAACACCATATCTACCAACCAATGTATTTAGGCCTTCTAATGGTGAGATTACCCACAAATTATTACGACCTCTGGCCCTTTATAACCGACCAAATACATTTGAtattcaatgaatctaaaaaaCGAGTTGTCTCTTATATAGAAGAACAGAGGTAGTATTTATTTAAACCCGAAAAATGGATGACAAATAAAATAAGACAATCATGTAATATAAAAATTCTAACAAGACCAGCAATATCTCTAAATTGAGAATAAAGTATACTTACAAACATCTTCATGCCAACTGAGGTTATTTTCAGTTGCTGCCCAGCTGAAAAGTTCAACTCAAGAATATCCTTGACAAACTTGGAGACATAGTAAATTCTTTTCACGTGACTGGCCATTGTACTATTAATAACAGTCCCTTATACTGTCCCTTATACTATTAATAATTGTGTCATCTTTAAAAAAGTCTCATCAATCCCATAAAAGTCCCTTATACTATTAATAATTGTGTCATCTTTAAAAAAGACGACAGGGTCAACACCTCTCCATTGGCCCTGCTAAGAGTAGTATGTGTTGTCAGTCTTGATTATGTAAGTCTCAAATGATAGAGTATTATGACATCAGGATACAGATTGAAAAATCCTATCAAAATAGCATGCATGAAAAAAGCAAAATTACATAATGCATCAATATTGAAAAGATTAAGCAGAACTGAACAGAAATTCAATAACAGAACCGTCAAAAACCACAGAACAGCCAAGGGTAGTGGCAACAGCAAAATAGCTACTGCTCAGAAGAATAACAAAAACACTGCTGGGGCACAGCACAACCACAAACAACCAGTTGCATGTGTTGAACAAAACACACAGCATCCACACACATTCTGTTTGAAGTTAGTACAGATAGGTTATTTTTATGGAAATAGAAGATTAACTATTCCAAATATTGAGTTTTTAACCAAGAATTTCCTATTTCATAACTGGGCACAATAATCATTACACGTGCACCTCAGTCCTAGGTAAACACAGAACAGGCAATCAAATGTAAGTCATCAAGAGCCATCAATCAAAAAATAAAAACCAACCATACATTACATACTACAAACCTGGCATGACCTATTTGATAAAGTCATACATCTAGCCATTTGAAACTCATCATAAGTGAAGAATTTTAAATTTATAAGCACACAAAAGCTATGAAAAGATGCATACAAGAAGCTCGCAATGTTTCAAAGACTAAACCGCGAGCCATTCAACCAGTAGAATTGTGAACTGCATTGTTTACACTTCGGCTATTTGACCGGATCAATCACACTTTCACCTAAGCTCAAGCTATTCAAAACCATGACCCAAAGATCTCACCCGTTCAAAAACATCGATATATAAAGCTTATTAAAGAATTAACTAACTAGCTATTAACAAGTTCAAACATACTAACTAAGCAAATTAATGCCTATTTGGATAAACAGTTAAACTAATGAATGAAGATGTGGATGTCACAACAACATAGGTTTGATCTATATTCACACATATTCAGAAATTTAGGAATACCATAGTTGTTAACAACAAACACCATGACCATAAGCCAGGTGCAGTCTGTGGTTCCTGCTTTGAGCCTTCTTGGTTTCAAGAAAGGCGCGATTGGCAAGAGTATAAGTAAGGATGATAGATGACATACCCGTTTGCTTTCATCCATATCAGCTTTGTTGCCTACCAGTATCTTGTTAACATTGTCAGAAGCATGCTGCTCAATGTTACGAATCCAATTCCTGATATATGGACACAAGATGATATAAGACTATTTGCCATGtagaaaagaaataaaaatacATTTGAAGCACATGATCTGGACACAGTAAAATAAGTTGTATTGTCATGTAAAAGAACTTAAAACACATTGCAAGCCAAATTGTCCAATTGAACTGTTGAATAATTGAATTGGCTGAATATAATGGGTGTTCTACTAAGACATTAAGATTTAAGTAAATCCGGATTTAAGGAGTGGAAATGATGAAAGAGGAATAGCATGCAACACGAGAGTGTGAGGAAGAGAAAATTACTGTTAAAAGAAGATTCGTCAGTAACGTCATATACAAGCAAAATACCCATGGCTCCACGGTAGTAAGCTGCAAAAGAGGGAATAATTTTTGTGACATAAGATCAACAATTTGCATATATTATGAAATGGTAGCAGAAGCCAATTGACACTTAAATTTGAACATTCTACAACAAAATCTTACGATAACAACAAAGGTCGTTTACATTAAGGTGGAATCAGCAACATAGATCAAATACCCCCATGATATCCCAAAATAAGCACATAAAAGCTATAAATTGTATTCAAAACAAACCTTATCTTGCCAAACTTTGAAAAAATGGTATGAGTAACAAGCATAGAAGGTTTAGAAGAAACCCTAGTCTCCGCGAACCACCGCGACGGCACACCACTAACAACAACCGTATCCGGTTCGCGCCTGGAACTCTGATTGACATTCCGAAGACCATTCCTCCATTTCACAACGTCGTTTTCATTCTTCTCACTCAAAAACGACAGGTCCCAGATGTGGAGTGTACCGTAAACGACGGGATCTTCGCGTTTACGCTTTTTGAGGTCTTTGTTGAAGCGTTTGAATTGAAGATCTTCTTCGGGGAGAGGAAAGGGAAGAGAATGAGAGGTTTGGAGAAAATCGAGTAAGGCTCGTTTGGTTTTCCATTCGTCGATTTGGTTTGTTATGGAGGATGAAGGTGTGGAAGGGTGTACGGTGAGGTTGAGTTTGATGCGTGGTAGGAGAGTGAGGTCTTTGTCTATTTCTAGGGTTGCTGTTGGGGGGATTAGGTTTAGATTTTCTTGCTCCTCCATTTTCATCTTCATGCTCATCACTCAGTCACTCGCTGACTAAACTGGTGTTATTTTCTTCTGCTACTTTTCTCTTACATCGTTAAAAATTAAAATCAGTTTAaacagcgctttctaaaagcgctgtctaagacccccccttagacagcgctttcattaaatttttagaacattttccgtgttttatttttattttaaccttagacagcgctttcttttaaaagcgctgtctaagatgcgctgttaaaaaacctttttggcgtagtgaaatGAGTTAAAATTTGTTActttaaaatgcattttaaattCTCTCTGTCATGTGGTTAGTTTTAAAAGTTATCATTCTTTTAGTTTATTTTCTTTCTAAATATATGACTCTTTTTTTTAGTTTTATTGAATTTTTCTAGTTTTacttttaaaaatactttctTCAAATATTAAAGTGCACTAATGATAGTTTTACATATATGCTCCAAATTATGTTGCactttttttttaataatatataCTAAATACTTTTATTCAAATATCAAATAATTCTTTTTAAAAAATAAACTTATAAAATTGTATAAATAATCAATAAATTTAATAATTCACCATTTTTAATTAATGTAATTGTTTCTATAAGGTTTGTCGGAGGTAGACTAGTAAATATTTTAAAAACCGAACTCAACAATCAATGAGTTTAAATAGTCAATAGTCAAACTAGACAGGGAATGATTGAACTATATGTGTGACTCATACAAAATTAAATCACTCGATGATATAAATTAATTTCGCTGAAAAAAATTTAAGTAGAACTTCTTCTGCATATGTTTAGTGTTATTTTAATCGCTTTGATAATTAACAATGTATGTCTTATCATATTGTGTAAGATTTCTTGGTTAACTTAATTGAAACAAAAGAGCATGGTGGGCGTGTCTGTGGGGTTGGAGATGGTATCGTCTGAGAGTATTTTTTGGTACATCTAAGAAAAACCACCGGACAGGTGCAAAATGAAATGTTGGAAGAGCTTCAGAGGAAGATAGAGACTCAAAAGCAAGAATTTTATGAGAAGTTAGAAGCGGAGCGGAAAACTCGAAGGAAAGAATTGGAAGAATTAAAAGAGTTATATGTAATATGTGAGAGTGAGAATTGTGTTATATGAAATATAGGGTATATATTGTGTTAATTCTATTTTGTGTTACTTTGTGTATTTTATGATGCAGAGAATCAATGGAACTGTCCCATAGTGTacaaatgaagatgatgatgCTGATGATCAATTTTCTAATAAAAATGTTGTACATGGTGCAAGCACAAAAGGCAGTTGTTCAGTCGCCCCGACCTGTAGAGATATCcatttgacttatatgctcaaccttgagggggagtgttgatatttgtaaatatagtATTAAAATATTTGTATATCGAATAGTCCCACATCAATTATATCATGTAACTAGTtgtaatctctctatatataataaagtctccaTATGAAACATTTGCAAGTGTAATGGATAGAACACATGATAAAAGTCTTGATTGCAACTTTTCTAGAAGTCTCTGAGATTGGCTCTACAAAACCATTAACATAAACATCATGCCAAACACTTTTGATGATTCATGGAAATTCTACGTTCAAGGAAGATCACCACAAATTCCTTAGTCTTGAAGGCAACAATAGTCTTCCTTATAAACAACATTTGAAACACTTTTGATGATTTATAGAAAATTTAGTAATAACTATATTGTGTTCATTAATATGAGATAGACTTGGTGACAAAGTTTCGACTAAATAGTGATTGGTTAGTTGAATTTTGTATAATTAGAATTAGAATTTGACATTCATGAAACacattaattaattaattattaattaatttcCTTAATATCAATTAAATATATGACAAACACATTAATTAATAACTTTCCTAAATAAGAATTCAATATCACAAACACATTAATTAATAACTTTCCTTAATACAATTCAATATCACAAACACATTAATTAATTAATATCTTTCCTTAATATCAATTCAATATCACAAACACATTAATTAATAACTTTCTTAAATATCAATATCCTATTCATTAATAACAAATCTATAGAAACATTTTTGCACAAATGCAATTGTGATTGAATTTCCACTCATACTTTTCTAACTCCTTTGACCACATTTTTTTTCTCATACTAATTTTCACAATTTTGCACAgttaaataaacaaaaaaaatataatacaaaacGTGTCTAATCCATAAATATATCAttgaataaaaattaaaataaattgaaaCATGTGTCACTGACAAAATCTATATTTGTGGATAATCCTACCATTGACTTTTGTTTATTTGATTCCCTTTCAATCTCGCTCAACTTGGTGAATTCTTGCATCCTTTCTAAAAAAATGATTCGGCCAAGTCTCAGCTTCTCTTGTTGAAAGAGTTGTCCACTCTAGTGGTGTCAGTGGTATAAGGTCTCTCGATTTTAAATAAACTTGAATAAAGTGCCGATATTATTGAAAGTCATTCAATACACATAATACTATCGGTTGGATTTTGAGGCGGGGCATGCATTGTGGAAAAATGTTTTCGAGAAACTGCATCTTGTCGAATTAATACACACCTTATTATATGTATTTTCTATAAGATGATATATTTTTTCTTTCGATGTCGGTCAACTAATGCAAGGAGTAAGAGATTTATGAATTGCATCAAAAAAATTCGTTTTCCCTGTATAGTCGTGTGTATGATTCTTTGTGGATTTTCAACTCTTTGGTAAGTTGTTGGCAGACAAATGTACGATCCTCCTCTCTTTTACCGAGCAAAGTATAACCAACTCGAAAACTGCAACTTTACTGTCACCCTTAATATTGACGACCCATTCaatgtatttgtgcataaaaacTGGCATCTCGTCAATTAATTGGATTTTGGGTAAAGGTGGTGAATGTGTTGGTTTGCTAATGGTAGCTCTTTTGAAAACACATTTTTTTTTAGATTTTGAAGTTAGATAGTCAGGAAAAGtttgtcaacatgttcaaaatacGAAGTAGACCGCGTCGTTGAATTGTCACTCGATGTTAGTTTGACCTTCTTATGAGCACTTTTTGTTTTTATCGGTTGAGACAATGGTTTCAAATATGTGGTTTCTGGATAAGAAAACTTCCTCAGTTTCTCTTTGATGTGAAGTATCATATTGTCACTGGCTTGTATCACATCCCATTCGATCAAGATAGAGATATTCAATTTATCATCTTTCATCACATAATCATCATCAAACCTAAGCCTTTTCCAGTGAGTACAAACCTCATCCATTTGTATTGGGCTATCATGTTTAACCTTCTTTAAAATTAGACAAGCACATGAAAGACCATACATTTTTCTAAGTGTGCAACCATACTTTAAGCTAACGGAACCTACAAATATTACATTTTTCTTATCTCACATTTATAGGGGGAATAGTTTTGTGTATTTTTTTTCTAATATAAGTCTCACATATAATTACCTAACTTATTTTATTCATCTCTTTGGAGATAAAAAATAAAAGCTttagtttttctttttttatGTTCATTTTCTTTTGAGTGGATATTAATTTAGTCTCCCACATTTTTGTGTGTATTCTTCTTTCTTTATACACTGAActtatttaaaaaaaacttttttATCTCATATTAATTGTCACAATTTTGCATAATTAAATAAACTCaaaaaatgttaattttattgatttatattattaaattattaataTATTCTTCTTATAATAAATAATGCAAAATGAATTATTATAGTGACAATTTAAGAGAGAGGCAAATTGTATTAATGGAAGAATACAATCGAAAGAATAACAATTAAAGTTATAATAAAATAAGACTAAAAAAAGTTACAATAGTGATAATGtttttaataaatattatttagagtaaacttgtcaattttttaaatagatatttattttaaaaaattgtatTTAACTTAATAAAAATAGTATGATTAAATAATTTAATTGGATGCATTTatacaaatattttaaatattCCATTTTCTTTATTGAAAAGAAAATTTAATAGTATTTATATTGAGTTTATTAACGAGTATGAGATAGATTTGGTGGTAAAGTTTCGACCGGATAGTGATGGCTTAGTTGAATTTTTGTAGAACCAGAACTTGAATTTCACATTCATCAAACacattaattaattaataattttcCTTAATATCAATTCAATATCACAAACATATTAATTAATAACTTTCCTAAAAAAAATCAATATCAAAGCACATTAATTAATAACTTTCCTTAATATCAATTCAATATCACAAACACATTAATTAATTAATAACTTTTCTTAATATCAATTCAATATCACAAACACATTAATTAATAACTTTCCTAATTATCAATATCATATTCATTAATAACAAATCTAAATATTAGAAACATTTTTTCACAAATGCAATTGTGATTGAATTTCAACTCATGACTCTTCTAACTCCTTTGACCATATTTTTTTTCTCATACTAATTGTCACAATTttataaacaaaaaaaatattttattattatttttttaattaaacTATTAATATATTCTTCTTATGATAAATAATACAAAATAAATTAGTGTAGTGATAATTTGAGAGAGAGAGTATATTAATGGAAAATCACAAACAAAATATTACAATAAAATAACAATCAAAATATCAATTAAATATCACAAACACATTAATTAATAACTTAAAGTTAGGTTAGGACATGATGAATAGTGAATAGTTCCGAGTCACCTTATTGAAAACTAGAACTCTGAGATCATTTGGCACAATAAGGCATAACTTAAATGTTTTCGAGAAACTGCAACTTGTCATATTAATACATATCTTATTATATGCATTTTCTATAAGATGATCTATTTTATCTTTCGGTGTCGGTCTGCTA includes these proteins:
- the LOC127119312 gene encoding uncharacterized protein LOC127119312, which translates into the protein MSMKMKMEEQENLNLIPPTATLEIDKDLTLLPRIKLNLTVHPSTPSSSITNQIDEWKTKRALLDFLQTSHSLPFPLPEEDLQFKRFNKDLKKRKREDPVVYGTLHIWDLSFLSEKNENDVVKWRNGLRNVNQSSRREPDTVVVSGVPSRWFAETRVSSKPSMLVTHTIFSKFGKIRFVLNTIYSFYVLILGYHGGI
- the LOC127123049 gene encoding uncharacterized protein LOC127123049, encoding MASHVKRIYYVSKFVKDILELNFSAGQQLKITSVGMKMFERQTAREGTDAPCAFRISSEGLPLILPYITKQIIQASPVDFKHLLQDKDVKFTDFADAEFGKKAENLLPGCCVIVLGKENTVTKESLKVDESTIAIGCWRGRARLSVMVTAMDCQELLERLLIRLDTEKGSSGHVGGEACTEVEQ